The following are from one region of the Microtus pennsylvanicus isolate mMicPen1 chromosome 15, mMicPen1.hap1, whole genome shotgun sequence genome:
- the LOC142836133 gene encoding disks large homolog 5-like yields MALDRNNAAMEPKSHPMLLTKKQMKQEVERLTTELQLITSQRNERQDHLTFISEDTTENRPYHKPNPFYEKLKLEHAQVMSELRTLEADYTETSEKFSELTKETVFYQMSGRLVHDTGTLKDRLTFFRQIQ; encoded by the exons ATGGCTCTGGATAGAAACA ATGCTGCTATGGAGCCAAAATCCCACCCAATGCTCCTCACCAAGAAGCAGATGAAGCAGGAAGTGGAGAGGCTGACCACGGAACTGCAGCTGATTACAAGCCAAAGAAATGAGCGGCAAGACCACCTGACCTTCATCAGTGAAGATACCACGGAGAACAG GCCCTACCACAAGCCAAATCCTTTCTATGAAAAGCTGAAGTTGGAACATGCACAGGTCATGTCAGAACTAAGGACCTTGGAAGCTGATTACACTGAGACCTCAGAGAAGTTCAGTGAGctgaccaaggagacagttttctACCA aatgtctggcagacttgtTCATGAcacaggaaccctgaaagaccgtctcaccttctttagacaaattcagtag